TCTCCTTTAATCATCTATTATCTCTTAAGAAGCAGACAAGGATGTTTGTTGGAGCCTCAAGCCATTTTCCACCAAATCATGAAGCCACCTTAAAGCATTCTGCTTTATCTGCTCCTAACAGTCACATATGGGATTACATCGGGTCCACTGTCCACAAGCAACAGTGATCAGCTTATCGCCATTAAGCACTTATGGGTGTCTTTGTTAAGTGATGTATGTGTGATCAGGTCACATGCTTGTATATTCTTCTGTCTGGACCACCTGACTGATCAAAGATCATTCGTGTGATGCATATTAATCACTGAAATTCCCTCACCAGTTGTTACaggaactttgtttttctgagttGTTTGTATGTCTGTTGGTTTATCTCGTATTGACATCATGGCTCAGTCCAGAACGTCACAATGTTGAGTCAGGAGTTTGACCAAGAAGCAGTGAGCCTTTTTGGAAACAGTCATGATCTTTATGTCTGAAAGTGAAAGATGTGCTAATAGGTGGATGGCTGGCTTTGCTTACAAACAAATGTAGGATTGAAATAAGGTgatgaacatttgcaaaaaaattaaagtaTCTCAATTTATTTTTGAAATCCTTTGAGCGCAGTTTTCCTTTACATGGTGTGAACaccatgatgaacagaccaatagaaatgctccaaaatttcTTGTAAatctttatatgtatatatatatatatatatatatatatatatatataatataagtaatgtgtatatatgtatatagtagtgtgtatatatgtatatagtagtgtgtatatgtatgtgcttTTACATTCTTCTATAAAGTTTGGAGATATTtgttcacaatgtaaagcaGATATCTTTCACCACGTTTTATTTAGATTATTACCTCATTAATATTATTCATCAAAAAGTTTGTTTAGGTATTTATTCTTGTTTCATACTTGCAAACAATAGACAATAGAAATGCTACTTGGGGCCTCCAAATGTTCGTAAACATCCCTGGACATAAGGATCCATTTTAATCTGATGCCAACAAGAGTATTCTTTCTAAACAAGCAACATAAATATAAGTAAACAGACTTAATACAAAATCATTTTAGTGGGAAACCGAGTGAAAGAACGGCTTGGTCTGTCAGTGCCCGTTACTCATTGTGCTATAACCTGTGAGCAGATCATGTAAATGAGTAAGAAGCTGCAGTTTTCTACTGAATGGCTGAATTAAGTGAACTGTTTGGAAATAAAGGCTCACATAGCGCGTCGATACCGAGCTACATCTGATCAAACGCGAGCTTCTCAGAGAAACCCGCATCTCGTAAATGCGTTAGTAGAAAAAGGATAAAATAACATCATCTGCAGGGAAGCAGTCACGTGCTCCCGGATCACATGCTATATGATGAGTTCATGAGTTCGTGTGGGCGGAGAGAACGTGTGGTGTCTGAGCCAATCAGAAAGCGTTAATTTACATACCGACGGCCGGGCTATATAAGCTGGCTGTTGTTTCCAGCggagaacatttctgagaatATTCCCTTCGAGTTTACCAGCTAAAGGTAAGAGGACTTTGGAAATGAGTATCCGCCGGTATTTTGTTTCTCAGCAGGTTTTGCAACATAACACCCTTGATTTCTATGTAATGTTAGGATTTAACGTTACGGTTGTTTACTGAATTGTTGCctttttaaaatacttaatgttttattaaaatctcAGCCTCGTTTTGTGGCGATTTTTCACAGTCCACCGGTAGCTAACGGTAGCTAGCAGTTTTGTTTAGTCGGGCGCTTTGTTGACTGACGGCCTTTCCACGATTTCTTTTCAGTAAAATAGTTCCAGTGTAATTATCACGACCAAATAAACCGCATCTTTATTTAATGTCCTTCCTTTTTCGATTTCCGCGCCGTGGTTTCGGTCTTTGTTTCGTTTTCCTGGGAAAACGGTTTGGGATCAGTCCGGTGTGGTGAACTGCGACAGAAGAACAGCGccttgtttacttgtttacagGCTAGAGTAGCGATAAAAAGCAGGATTTTTTTTACGAGTTATCGGTTTTATGGAGATGGTTCAGAATTAGCGCCCAAACCAGAGTGAAATGATGGCGTTCAGTTTCGCTGTTTACGAGGAATGTGTGTTTACCCCGCGGGTCGATCCCGTGGAGGAGCTTTAGGCTAACTTGGTCACGTTAACGGCGGTTTGTCGGAGCCTCTCAGACCGTCTGTCTTTATCGGAGTTGAATGTCTTTGTCTTTCGCTCCGTGTTGGTCCCCGTTTCGAAATGGCCTAAAGTCTGATGTAACTCTAATTTCTCTAACGTTACACTTCGCCGAAACGTGAATCAGCACTGAGGTGGTCCGTAAAACCAGCCCTGTTAGCTAGTCAGCTAGTTTTTCAGTGCTGGCTTTAGCATTTTGGTCAAAGTAGCCCCCCTTTGTACGGGGCTAACTATCACTAACTCTGTGTCAGTTGGGTTAAATAAACCAGACTTAAATCTACGGAGATGCGTCTTCAGAGGAAACTTGGTGATATCTAATGCTTCGTGTCAGACTAGATTTATATTTTGTAACAGTTCTTATGCTTATTTCTGTATTTGCACTGACTGTTCTGCCCAAAATGCGTGGCTTAATACCTGAAGTTTTAGCgttgagacttttttttttaatgcaaaatttcAGTGGAATTGGAAATGCTAGAGAATCAAAtggttcctttttttttacttacccATCCTTTTTATAATGTTTCTACTATGCCTGATAACAGCCAGTTGCTGAAGATGCCACCTGTGACTAAGGCCCTGTTACTCTTGTTTTCAGCTCCTTCATCATGAGGCTGTATCTGCCACTTTTTGCGGTGTGCCTCACTGCAGTATTCGCTGCACCAAGTCTGGACCGTGAACTAGATGGCCATTGGGAGCACTGGAAGAAATGGCACAGTAAAAAATACCAAGAGGTTTGTTTCAGATCCTTTTCCACCCCAACTTGtgtggttttttgtttttgttctggttttttgtttctcatggaCCATATCTCACATCTCTAAATGCAGAATGAAGAAGGGTGGAGGAGAATGATTTGGGAGAAGAACTTGAAAAAGATTGAGTTGCACAACATCGAACACTCAATAGGCACGCACACTTATCGCCTGGGAATGAACCACTTTGGAGACATGGTAAGATTGTGAAATCATTGCAGTTTGATTGCAAGGGGGGGAACCTTCTGTTTGACTAGGTAATCAAATATGCACCTAGTTTAAAAACAGCCCTTTGGGCATTCACTGAGTTGGCTCTTTTCTGTAGACCCATGAGGAGTTCAGGCAGGTCATGAATGGCTACAAGCACAAGGAGAGGAAATTCAGGGGCTCTCTGTTCATGGAGCCCAACTTCCTGGAGGCCCCAGCCCAGGTGGactggagagagaaaggataCGTCACCCCTGTTAAAGATCAGGTGAGATTGTTTAGTATGCATGTCTAAGTTTCGTTTCAGGGGCTCAGGTATATGTTTAACGCTCTGTAGGTCAAAACTGGTTTGACCACCTTGGTGCGAAAAAGGAACTGCATGTATATGCTCCAGGCAGCTATACAGTGAAAGACAGTTCTCTAGTGGATTGTTGAGAAGTAATGGATACACAGACTATAGAAGTGCAGTGCAACCATAGACATGTTTGAGTGCCCTACACTtgaaatttaatattttttgggAAGAGTTGTATTGATGTCCACTGTTGTTATTAGGGTCAATGTGGTTCATGCTGGGCCTTCAGCACCACTGGAGCCATGGAGGGCCAGCAGTTCAGAAAGACTGGCAAATTGGTGTCCCTCAGTGAGCAGAACCTAGTGGACTGTTCCCGTCCTGAAGGTAATGAGGGCTGCAATGGAGGGCTCATGGACCAGGCCTTCCAGTACATCAAGGACCAAGGTGGCCTGGACTCGGAGAACTCTTACCCTTACCTTGGAACCGTAAGTCTAGTTCCCCCTGATTACTAACAGTAAAGTGTCTGCAGTTGTCAGTTAGGTGAAGGAATGTAGCGCTGTCTTTATTAACACAAATTTCTTAAACTGCAAGGGTCTGTATTTGGGTCTACACTTCAATTCCTCAATGTCATGATTACAAACTTGACTAGCTTCATTGTAGTTCCTGAAGGTCTAAAGCATAACCTAATAATAATCCTAAACTTGATGGAGTTAAATGGATTATTCAGATAATTAAAAACAAGGTAAACCTGATGAAGGAAAGTTATCAAGATttagggttgttttttttttttttttttttttttttttcctgccctCACTAGTGTTTTTGTCCAGACAAGTTATTTTTAgtatttgtttttggaaaatatagtaaatatatgGTTTATAAGCATGCTATTGCCTTCTGTCTTAGGACGACCAGCCCTGCCAGTAT
This sequence is a window from Pygocentrus nattereri isolate fPygNat1 chromosome 20, fPygNat1.pri, whole genome shotgun sequence. Protein-coding genes within it:
- the ctsla gene encoding cathepsin La encodes the protein MRLYLPLFAVCLTAVFAAPSLDRELDGHWEHWKKWHSKKYQENEEGWRRMIWEKNLKKIELHNIEHSIGTHTYRLGMNHFGDMTHEEFRQVMNGYKHKERKFRGSLFMEPNFLEAPAQVDWREKGYVTPVKDQGQCGSCWAFSTTGAMEGQQFRKTGKLVSLSEQNLVDCSRPEGNEGCNGGLMDQAFQYIKDQGGLDSENSYPYLGTDDQPCQYDPKKSVANDTGFVDIPSGKEHALMKAVAAVGPVSVAIDAGHESFQFYQSGIYYEKDCSSEELDHGVLVVGYGFQGENVDGKKYWIVKNSWSENWGDQGYIYMAKDRRNHCGIATAASYPLV